A section of the Larus michahellis chromosome 1, bLarMic1.1, whole genome shotgun sequence genome encodes:
- the AAMDC gene encoding mth938 domain-containing protein isoform X2 encodes MSSPEIASLSWGQMKVKGCSTTYKDCKVWPGGSRTWDWRETGTNHSPGVQPADLEEVVKKGVKTLVIGRGMSEALQGVISVDELATENSEVLSFTS; translated from the exons ATGTCTTCCCCTGAAATTGCTTCCCTTTCTTGGGGTCAGATGAAGGTGAAAGGCTGCTCTACAACGTATAAGGATTGCAAAGTATGGCCGGGAGGAAGCCGAACCTGGGATTGGCGAGAAACTGGGACTAAT CATTCTCCAGGAGTGCAACCAGCTGACCTTGAAGAAGTTGTCAAGAAGGGTGTTAAAACTCTGGTGATCGGTCGTGGCATGAGCGAGGCTTTGCAG GGTGTCATTTCAGTAGATGAACTAGCTACAGAAAACTCAGAAGTGCTGAGCTTCACTTCATGA
- the AAMDC gene encoding mth938 domain-containing protein isoform X1: MSSPEIASLSWGQMKVKGCSTTYKDCKVWPGGSRTWDWRETGTNHSPGVQPADLEEVVKKGVKTLVIGRGMSEALQVPPSTVDYLKKNGIDVVVLQTEKAVAEYNALAARGVKVGGVFHSTC, from the exons ATGTCTTCCCCTGAAATTGCTTCCCTTTCTTGGGGTCAGATGAAGGTGAAAGGCTGCTCTACAACGTATAAGGATTGCAAAGTATGGCCGGGAGGAAGCCGAACCTGGGATTGGCGAGAAACTGGGACTAAT CATTCTCCAGGAGTGCAACCAGCTGACCTTGAAGAAGTTGTCAAGAAGGGTGTTAAAACTCTGGTGATCGGTCGTGGCATGAGCGAGGCTTTGCAG GTTCCACCGTCGACTGTGGACTATCTGAAGAAAAACGGGATTGATGTGGTGGTTTTGCAAACGGAGAAGGCTGTGGCAGAGTACAATGCCCTGGCTGCTCGGGGTGTCAAAGTGGGGGGAGTCTTCCATTCCACCTGCTGA